The Desulfuromonas versatilis genome has a segment encoding these proteins:
- a CDS encoding GSU3473 family protein, protein MMIRVEYPDGQQRLVRPNELDKLIASNGIKRFERSDGWAILGESPMRARGMGAFQSGRERRAHS, encoded by the coding sequence ATGATGATACGTGTCGAGTACCCGGATGGGCAACAGCGGCTGGTCAGGCCCAACGAGCTGGATAAATTGATCGCCTCGAACGGCATCAAAAGGTTCGAGCGCTCGGACGGGTGGGCGATTCTGGGTGAGTCGCCCATGCGGGCCAGGGGGATGGGAGCCTTCCAGAGCGGAAGAGAACGCAGGGCCCACTCCTGA
- a CDS encoding 6-phosphofructokinase, producing the protein MARHKGTIGILTGGGDVPGLNPAIRAVTFRALREGYRVLGIRRGWGGLVDLVSDPKADNRDHVQELTEEVVNRAGRTGGTFLHTSRTRPSHLPKANLPEHLRTSYAGEISDVTPEILKNLEFLGIDFLIPIGGDDTLSYAQRLHGEGVKVVGIPKTMDNDVPGTDYCIGFSTCVTRTIELTHKLRTTAGSHERFLVIEVFGRYAGFSALLPTMAGAADRCLIPEHPFDIEQITDLLCYDRRRNPSNYSVVLISEGATMAHHPQMSFESDEADQYGHRKLGGIGDKVAALLKELSPKYNQGRRVNIVNQRLGYLVRCGDPDALDSIVPMAFGNLALDLVLGNVSGRLVCLHNGCYDSVPIDVVTGTKKVVDVDKYYNSQRLRPKYESFARQPLFIMTSDR; encoded by the coding sequence ATGGCCAGGCATAAAGGCACCATAGGCATTTTGACCGGCGGCGGCGATGTCCCGGGTTTGAATCCCGCCATCCGCGCCGTGACCTTCCGGGCCCTGCGGGAGGGCTACCGGGTATTGGGCATCCGCCGCGGCTGGGGCGGCCTGGTGGACCTGGTTTCCGACCCCAAGGCGGATAACCGGGACCACGTCCAGGAATTGACCGAAGAGGTGGTCAACCGCGCCGGACGCACCGGCGGCACCTTTCTGCACACCTCGCGCACCCGCCCCAGCCACCTGCCCAAGGCCAACCTTCCGGAGCATCTGCGCACCAGCTATGCCGGGGAGATCAGCGACGTCACCCCTGAGATCCTGAAAAATCTCGAGTTTCTCGGCATCGATTTTCTCATCCCCATCGGCGGCGACGACACCCTCAGCTACGCCCAGCGCCTGCACGGAGAGGGGGTCAAGGTGGTGGGGATTCCCAAAACCATGGACAACGACGTACCGGGCACCGACTACTGCATCGGTTTTTCGACCTGCGTGACCCGCACCATCGAATTGACCCACAAACTACGCACCACCGCCGGCTCGCACGAGCGCTTTCTGGTCATCGAGGTGTTCGGCCGCTACGCGGGTTTTTCGGCCCTGCTGCCGACCATGGCGGGGGCCGCGGACCGCTGTCTGATTCCCGAGCACCCCTTCGACATCGAACAGATCACCGACCTGCTCTGCTATGACCGCCGGCGCAACCCGAGCAATTATTCGGTAGTGCTGATCTCCGAAGGGGCGACCATGGCCCACCATCCGCAGATGAGTTTCGAAAGCGATGAGGCCGACCAGTACGGGCACCGCAAGCTTGGCGGCATCGGCGACAAGGTGGCCGCCCTTCTCAAGGAGCTTTCGCCCAAATACAACCAGGGGCGGCGCGTCAACATCGTCAACCAGCGGCTCGGCTACCTGGTGCGCTGCGGCGACCCGGATGCCCTTGACTCCATCGTCCCCATGGCCTTCGGCAATCTGGCCCTGGACCTGGTGCTGGGAAATGTTTCGGGGCGGCTGGTCTGCCTTCACAACGGCTGCTATGACAGCGTGCCCATCGATGTGGTGACCGGCACCAAGAAGGTGGTTGACGTGGACAAATACTACAATTCCCAGCGGCTTCGCCCGAAGTACGAATCCTTCGCCCGCCAGCCGTTGTTCATCATGACCAGCGACCGCTGA
- a CDS encoding cytochrome c3 family protein, translated as MRHPGLTVLPLVFLLLASAAPAAGQAEAPTARELSTQRGRVNFTHRQHLQWAKSCEICHHRGVDAGSCRACHEADPLAPNSRDAFHKLCIGCHKHKSGPTGCNDCHHR; from the coding sequence ATGAGGCATCCCGGATTGACCGTACTCCCCCTCGTGTTTTTGCTTCTGGCTTCAGCCGCACCGGCGGCCGGCCAGGCCGAGGCACCCACCGCCCGGGAGCTGTCCACCCAGCGAGGCCGGGTCAATTTCACTCACCGCCAGCATCTGCAATGGGCCAAATCCTGCGAGATCTGCCATCACCGGGGCGTCGACGCCGGCTCCTGTCGCGCCTGTCACGAAGCCGACCCGCTGGCGCCCAATTCCCGCGACGCCTTCCACAAGCTCTGCATCGGCTGCCATAAACACAAGAGCGGGCCGACCGGCTGCAACGACTGCCATCATCGCTGA
- a CDS encoding LemA family protein, with protein sequence MLGWMVLGTLLLVLVGLVFYVIMVYNGLVSLKNNIDKAWSNIDVLLKQRFDELPKLIKVCEGYMQHEQKTLEAVIKARSQVNTARSDGEKLQAQNALSDTLRSLFMVVERYPELKADQAFRALSARISELEDQIADRREFFNDSVNIYNIRIEQFPDVLVARVFNFNGRTLWKIDPAHRQDVQVSFQHSGA encoded by the coding sequence ATGCTTGGCTGGATGGTTCTGGGTACCCTGCTTCTGGTCCTGGTCGGACTGGTCTTTTACGTGATCATGGTCTACAACGGCCTGGTCAGCCTGAAAAACAACATCGACAAGGCCTGGAGCAACATCGACGTGCTGCTCAAGCAGCGCTTCGACGAGCTGCCCAAGCTGATCAAGGTCTGCGAGGGGTACATGCAGCACGAACAGAAGACCCTCGAGGCGGTGATCAAGGCCCGCTCCCAGGTCAACACCGCCCGCAGCGACGGCGAGAAGCTGCAGGCCCAGAACGCTCTCAGCGACACCCTGCGCTCCCTGTTCATGGTTGTCGAACGCTACCCCGAGCTCAAGGCCGACCAGGCCTTCCGCGCCCTGAGCGCCAGGATCTCCGAACTCGAGGACCAGATCGCCGACCGGCGCGAATTTTTCAACGATTCGGTCAATATCTACAACATCCGCATCGAGCAGTTCCCCGACGTGCTGGTGGCCCGGGTCTTCAACTTCAACGGGCGCACCCTCTGGAAGATCGATCCGGCCCACCGCCAGGACGTGCAGGTCAGCTTCCAGCACAGTGGCGCCTGA
- a CDS encoding bifunctional diguanylate cyclase/phosphodiesterase, which yields MILIPLVALPLLAVGWLAYVQLQDTSEGKTRVEMDTKLSQLSRQLETIRQTALANLELFSEAALLTQYLQTGDDLERYSLVQPPLLRLFASYQRAYPQYQEIRVLLPDGYEDARMAVPGVPNRTEEENQTPFFISLAAGQEKVHSAFLENPDTGKISLYASKQIELVDWVKESVTAPPRLRGYLSLTVDLSTVEKQLAANRIGQSGALFAVDPSGTILFHPDPGRIGSTLSGPLLAQLTPLARQQGFATLGLEGGPCLVGGRMLDEELLLFAMLPHAELLGASHRLGLNIALITLAAVLVTFGLHLSGIRALLVRPIQKLGKAAQEIGKGNLELSIDISTRDEIGQLAATFQEMSRNLAESHQRIQFLAYHDPLTGLPNRRMFQELLNYSLAHARRAGHQMALLFLDLDNFKRVNDTLGHHAGDRLLEELATRLSGCLRKEDTLALDSESDCRQTVARLGGDEFTILLPNLKNPFAAASVAKRVLEALSPPFCIDSHEVFTSASIGITIFPGDGEDAATLVKHADIAMYHAKQQGKNNYQYYAASMNAAALERLNLENQLRRALSRGELQLYYQPLVDAATLNTVSAEALMRWRHPELGMISPAQFIPIAEESGLIVAMGAWAVKEACRQLRHWQHLGLRPVPVAVNLSSLQFRHQKIDELVATTLQETGLDPSLLQVELTESAIMQAEEPSVQMLVNLKELGVGIAIDDFGTGYSSLSYLRRFPIDTLKIDRSFIKDILQDADDATITRAIISMAHSLELTVTAEGVETEGQLEFLRDNGCDKIQGYLVSAPVPAAEFVRFMQSPRGENHSAAREASF from the coding sequence ATGATCCTGATACCGCTGGTGGCCCTGCCCCTGCTGGCCGTGGGCTGGCTGGCCTATGTCCAGCTGCAGGACACCAGCGAAGGCAAAACCAGGGTGGAGATGGATACCAAGCTGAGCCAGTTGTCCCGGCAACTTGAAACCATCCGCCAGACGGCCCTGGCCAACCTGGAACTGTTCTCCGAGGCGGCCCTGCTGACCCAATACCTGCAAACCGGGGACGACCTGGAGCGCTATTCGCTGGTCCAACCGCCGCTGCTCAGGCTGTTTGCCAGCTACCAGAGGGCCTACCCTCAATACCAGGAGATCAGGGTTCTGTTGCCTGATGGCTACGAAGACGCCCGCATGGCCGTCCCCGGGGTGCCCAACCGGACGGAAGAAGAGAACCAGACTCCCTTTTTCATAAGCCTTGCGGCCGGCCAGGAAAAGGTTCACTCGGCCTTTCTGGAAAACCCGGATACCGGCAAGATTTCTCTTTACGCAAGCAAGCAGATCGAACTGGTGGACTGGGTCAAGGAGTCGGTCACCGCTCCGCCACGGTTGCGGGGCTACCTGTCGCTCACCGTGGATCTGTCCACCGTAGAAAAGCAGCTTGCAGCCAACCGGATCGGCCAATCCGGGGCCCTGTTTGCCGTGGACCCATCGGGCACGATCCTGTTTCACCCCGACCCGGGAAGGATCGGCTCGACGCTGTCCGGCCCCCTGCTGGCCCAGCTCACGCCGCTGGCTCGGCAGCAGGGCTTTGCCACCCTCGGCCTGGAGGGCGGCCCCTGCCTGGTCGGGGGCAGGATGCTGGATGAGGAACTGCTGCTGTTTGCCATGCTGCCCCATGCCGAACTGCTGGGGGCAAGCCACCGACTGGGGTTGAATATCGCGCTGATCACCCTGGCCGCGGTACTGGTCACCTTCGGGTTGCACCTCTCGGGCATCCGGGCCCTGCTGGTCAGGCCCATCCAGAAATTGGGCAAAGCGGCCCAGGAGATCGGCAAAGGCAACCTCGAGCTCAGCATCGACATCAGCACTCGGGATGAAATCGGGCAACTGGCGGCAACCTTCCAGGAGATGAGCCGCAACCTGGCAGAATCCCACCAACGTATCCAATTCCTGGCCTATCACGACCCGCTGACCGGATTGCCCAACCGGCGGATGTTTCAGGAACTGCTCAACTACAGCCTGGCCCATGCCCGCCGCGCCGGGCACCAGATGGCCCTGCTGTTTCTCGATCTGGATAATTTCAAACGGGTCAACGACACCCTGGGCCATCATGCCGGGGACCGGCTGCTGGAGGAACTGGCTACCAGGCTGAGCGGATGCCTGCGCAAAGAGGATACCCTGGCCCTGGACAGCGAATCGGACTGCAGACAGACCGTGGCCCGGCTGGGCGGGGACGAATTCACCATTCTGCTGCCAAACCTGAAAAACCCCTTCGCTGCGGCCAGCGTCGCCAAGCGGGTCCTGGAGGCGCTGAGTCCCCCTTTCTGCATCGACTCCCACGAAGTCTTCACCTCGGCCAGCATCGGCATCACCATATTCCCCGGCGACGGAGAGGATGCGGCAACCCTCGTCAAGCATGCCGACATCGCCATGTATCATGCCAAGCAGCAAGGGAAAAACAATTACCAGTACTATGCTGCGTCGATGAATGCCGCCGCCCTGGAACGGCTGAACCTGGAGAACCAGCTGCGCCGCGCCCTCTCGCGCGGTGAACTGCAGCTGTACTACCAGCCACTGGTCGATGCGGCCACCCTGAACACCGTCAGCGCCGAGGCGCTGATGCGCTGGCGCCACCCGGAACTGGGCATGATCTCCCCGGCCCAGTTCATTCCCATTGCCGAAGAGAGCGGGCTGATTGTGGCGATGGGCGCCTGGGCGGTCAAAGAGGCCTGCAGACAGCTCCGGCACTGGCAGCATCTGGGACTGCGGCCGGTTCCGGTGGCGGTCAACCTCTCGAGCCTGCAGTTCCGTCACCAGAAAATCGACGAACTGGTGGCCACTACACTGCAAGAGACCGGGCTAGACCCCAGCCTGCTGCAGGTGGAGCTGACCGAGTCGGCCATCATGCAGGCCGAAGAGCCCAGTGTGCAAATGCTGGTCAACCTGAAGGAACTGGGGGTAGGAATCGCCATTGATGATTTCGGCACCGGGTATTCCTCGCTCAGTTACCTGCGCCGGTTCCCCATTGACACCCTGAAGATCGACCGCAGCTTCATCAAGGACATTCTCCAGGACGCGGACGACGCCACCATCACCCGCGCCATCATCTCCATGGCCCACAGCCTGGAGCTGACCGTGACTGCCGAGGGGGTGGAAACGGAAGGGCAACTTGAATTTCTTCGTGATAACGGCTGCGACAAGATCCAGGGATACCTGGTCAGCGCCCCGGTGCCAGCCGCCGAATTCGTCAGATTTATGCAAAGTCCCCGGGGGGAAAACCATAGCGCGGCCCGGGAGGCCTCCTTCTAG
- a CDS encoding polyamine ABC transporter substrate-binding protein codes for MGKWLNRALRILLLAVYLVVAGKSAALAQKQEPVVDELVLLNWSDYMDPELLEEFQASTGAKVTQVYFETDEMRDDMLLGTNGAGYDLVVANGPGLTNYIRRGWLAPLTLREVPNLRHIETRWLEAFPEARGHAVPLFWGTTGIAYRKDLVSAPVTSWRQLFQPEEALRGKIVMIKSSADTIGMALKCLGYSANSTDPAQLAEVERLLKGQKPFVQTYSYVSLTEESSLVSGTTWMAMMYSGDALMLKDIDEQIAYVVPEEGGNLWVDYLGVMASSSKKELAARFINFLHEPKNMARLAQYVHYAPPNRAAQSLLPKEFLDDPVVYPPQETIGKSEFYQQLPPRTVKERNRIFSEILR; via the coding sequence ATGGGCAAATGGCTGAACAGAGCGCTCCGCATACTCCTTTTGGCGGTATACCTGGTGGTTGCGGGCAAATCTGCCGCCCTGGCCCAGAAGCAGGAGCCGGTGGTCGACGAACTGGTGCTGCTGAACTGGTCCGACTACATGGACCCGGAGCTGCTCGAGGAGTTTCAGGCCAGCACCGGGGCAAAGGTCACCCAGGTCTATTTCGAGACCGACGAGATGCGGGACGACATGCTGCTCGGCACCAACGGAGCGGGGTACGACCTGGTCGTGGCCAACGGCCCGGGTCTTACCAACTATATCCGGCGCGGGTGGCTGGCCCCCCTGACCCTCCGGGAGGTTCCGAATCTCAGGCATATCGAGACCCGCTGGCTGGAGGCGTTTCCCGAAGCCAGGGGTCATGCTGTCCCGCTGTTCTGGGGGACCACCGGCATCGCCTACCGAAAGGATCTGGTCTCCGCACCGGTGACCAGTTGGCGGCAACTGTTCCAGCCCGAGGAAGCCCTGCGCGGCAAGATCGTCATGATCAAGAGCTCCGCCGACACCATCGGCATGGCGCTGAAGTGCCTCGGCTATTCGGCCAACAGTACCGACCCCGCCCAACTCGCGGAAGTCGAGCGCCTGCTGAAGGGGCAGAAACCTTTTGTCCAGACCTATTCCTACGTATCCCTGACCGAAGAGTCCTCATTGGTGAGCGGAACGACTTGGATGGCCATGATGTACAGCGGCGATGCCCTGATGCTCAAGGACATCGATGAGCAAATCGCCTACGTCGTTCCTGAAGAAGGGGGCAATCTCTGGGTCGACTACCTGGGGGTGATGGCATCCTCCTCAAAAAAGGAGCTTGCCGCCCGCTTCATCAATTTCCTTCACGAGCCGAAAAACATGGCGCGGCTGGCCCAGTACGTCCACTACGCTCCCCCCAACCGCGCCGCCCAGTCACTGCTGCCCAAAGAGTTCCTCGATGACCCGGTTGTCTATCCCCCCCAGGAGACCATTGGGAAATCCGAGTTCTACCAGCAACTGCCTCCCCGCACGGTAAAAGAAAGAAACCGCATCTTTTCCGAAATTCTCCGCTAG
- a CDS encoding E3 ubiquitin ligase family protein: protein MPDKHLLIVQTSPRETRGIRELLPVLAGKYRLEAFTARQRLIGRGLGYFAEGARGKLEELATLLEQHGVATHLIRPTRPRFVPARVRNFTIRQEFIEFQTRQGPVRLERGERVLAVLADLSGEVVDKSVKRLLVQNAYQGAEAVTPIDDEELYRTVLRSRPVLDLYLLNPQGQARTALRIFAGRFDPQGLGERATYSVTGNLENLIQLAREYAGGFTLKCDFGLSRLPGCRLKKAEQGQDTQRENLASLTRFGWLSVDLESQQQPTTAGGDALPLQTPLTAAAVASQPALAALAAGSEALSAIREELKDGEDAPRQPDPEPERRLPPPPDAPPAHPFAWRKHLLGSGGGILGGVLFFAFMGFESGLGTLIRQGVRSGILPAALSAGLFWGAFHYLRLKRQVENTPTSKTRSLAMGLVEVHGRAKRQYALVSPMTQMPCVYYRLRRYRRDDKKNWRMTSETDSGAVPFYLEDDTGRVSVNPWGATVRARTRQEGHPGQVALVLSRGSGGDHSEKWVEEIIYEGTSLYVLGFARPRQRQRKTLRERTIEALRDLKLDPKALQKYDSDGDGRISEQEWEAARSRVEEQVLQQSLAQAEETTSAAGATVIGRADSRTLPFVIAETESEAHLTRNLGLLAMGMFGTALAAALWGGASMLKLFHP from the coding sequence ATGCCCGACAAGCACCTGCTGATCGTCCAGACCTCGCCCCGTGAAACCAGGGGAATCCGCGAGCTGCTGCCCGTGCTGGCCGGCAAGTACCGGCTCGAGGCCTTTACCGCCCGCCAGCGGTTGATCGGCCGCGGCCTGGGCTATTTCGCCGAAGGGGCAAGGGGCAAACTGGAGGAACTGGCCACCCTGCTCGAGCAGCACGGGGTGGCGACCCACCTGATTCGCCCCACCCGCCCGCGCTTCGTCCCGGCCCGGGTGCGCAATTTCACCATCCGCCAGGAGTTCATCGAATTTCAGACCCGACAGGGGCCAGTGCGCCTGGAGCGGGGCGAGCGGGTGCTGGCGGTGCTCGCCGACCTCTCGGGGGAGGTCGTCGACAAGAGCGTCAAGCGCCTGCTGGTGCAGAACGCCTACCAGGGGGCCGAGGCCGTCACTCCCATCGACGACGAGGAACTCTACCGCACGGTGCTGCGCTCGCGGCCGGTCCTCGATCTCTACCTGCTCAACCCGCAGGGCCAGGCCCGGACGGCGCTGCGCATCTTCGCCGGGCGCTTCGACCCCCAGGGGCTCGGCGAGCGGGCGACCTACAGCGTGACCGGCAACCTGGAGAACCTGATTCAGCTGGCGCGCGAATACGCCGGCGGTTTCACCCTCAAATGCGATTTCGGCCTCTCCCGCCTGCCCGGCTGCCGACTGAAAAAAGCCGAGCAAGGGCAGGACACCCAGCGCGAGAACCTGGCCAGCCTCACCCGCTTCGGCTGGCTGAGCGTCGATCTCGAATCCCAGCAGCAGCCGACAACCGCCGGCGGCGATGCTTTGCCCCTGCAAACCCCGCTGACTGCCGCCGCGGTCGCCAGTCAGCCCGCCCTGGCGGCGCTGGCCGCGGGCAGCGAGGCCCTGAGCGCGATCCGCGAAGAACTGAAAGATGGCGAGGATGCGCCGCGCCAGCCGGACCCCGAGCCTGAGCGCCGGCTGCCCCCGCCCCCCGATGCGCCCCCCGCCCACCCTTTTGCCTGGCGCAAGCACCTGCTCGGCAGCGGCGGCGGAATCCTCGGCGGGGTGCTGTTTTTTGCCTTCATGGGTTTCGAATCCGGCCTCGGGACGCTGATCCGCCAGGGCGTGCGCAGCGGCATCCTGCCGGCGGCCCTCTCCGCCGGCCTGTTCTGGGGGGCATTTCACTACCTGCGCCTCAAGCGCCAGGTCGAAAACACCCCGACCAGCAAGACCCGCTCGCTGGCCATGGGGCTGGTCGAGGTGCACGGCCGGGCCAAACGGCAGTACGCCCTGGTCTCCCCCATGACCCAGATGCCCTGCGTCTATTATCGGTTGCGCCGCTACCGGCGCGACGACAAGAAAAACTGGCGGATGACCAGCGAGACCGACAGCGGCGCCGTCCCCTTCTATCTCGAGGATGACACCGGCCGGGTCAGCGTCAACCCCTGGGGGGCCACGGTACGGGCCCGTACCAGGCAGGAGGGGCATCCCGGCCAGGTGGCGCTGGTCCTCTCCCGGGGCAGCGGGGGAGACCACAGCGAGAAGTGGGTCGAGGAGATCATCTACGAGGGGACCTCCCTGTACGTGCTCGGTTTCGCCCGCCCCCGCCAGAGGCAGCGCAAGACTCTGCGCGAGCGCACCATCGAGGCGCTGCGCGATCTCAAGCTCGATCCCAAGGCTCTGCAGAAATACGACAGCGACGGCGACGGCCGGATCAGTGAACAGGAGTGGGAGGCGGCCCGCAGCCGGGTCGAGGAGCAGGTGCTGCAGCAGAGCCTGGCCCAGGCCGAAGAGACGACGTCCGCGGCCGGCGCCACGGTCATCGGCCGGGCGGATAGCCGCACCCTGCCCTTCGTGATCGCCGAAACCGAGTCCGAGGCGCACCTGACCCGCAACCTGGGCCTGCTTGCCATGGGAATGTTCGGAACCGCCCTGGCCGCAGCGCTGTGGGGCGGGGCCTCAATGCTGAAGCTTTTCCACCCCTGA
- a CDS encoding peptidase U32 family protein, giving the protein MKPSAPLEKPELLSPAGSLEAFFAAMESGADAVYVGLKDFSARAKAKNFTLGELERMLNFAHGRGRKIYVTLNTLVKEAELPLLTETLAGLEAIGADGVILQDLAVWRLAREHFPGLELHASTQMTVHNAAGVKMLERMGFTRAVLARELSLAEIAAIRKQTTLELEHFIHGALCFSFSGQCYFSSFLGGKSGNRGRCAQPCRRRYRYRQQDGYYFSTNDLSAIDLLPELAEAGVISLKIEGRMKSAEYVANVVGAYRMALDSPPAKRQEAVREAKELLKASFGRLPTKGFLTGPNPTDIAIPSLKGATGRFLGEVTQVRGGTVWFKTRDRLHVGDRLRIQPKSDQAGTAFTVKELRLGKRTAKLAQAGMLVSVPSPFNDKFQVGDAVFKVSSEQAFTMSEAACRRKLEAAAPAPTPLRLHIALTDGRLRLRAEARGVTIERDYPVETYPAEENPLSAQTLHEAFAKTAGEPLLLELLETGELPPVVIPPSRLKQVRREFYRELAGALQSGSRELRSRRLQAAREALLPFVQPRPAEGREISVAIRDLRDLALLNDPAVDRLFLPLTPGNLNNLGKAARRSPEQKERIFWELPFILFDEQWEDYRGAIRHLVEQGFRCFRLNNLGHFELFDGLEGVRLATSYRLFSLNSQAVLAWKQLGAAEAGLYIEDDRENLRELLARDAGVDLNMPVYGSVPLITSRIPVRGVRSDQPVRSDRGDGYRVDGRSGLTVISAENDFSLLGHLAELQSLGCRCFTLDLSHVGPFSPQGKKVLEALKKGQEVPGTSPFNFLMGME; this is encoded by the coding sequence ATGAAACCCTCCGCACCCTTGGAAAAACCCGAACTGCTCTCCCCCGCCGGCAGCCTGGAAGCCTTTTTCGCCGCCATGGAATCCGGCGCCGATGCCGTCTATGTCGGCCTCAAGGATTTCTCCGCCCGGGCCAAGGCGAAAAACTTCACCCTCGGCGAGTTGGAGCGGATGCTCAACTTCGCCCACGGCCGGGGCCGCAAGATCTACGTCACCCTCAACACCCTGGTCAAGGAGGCCGAACTGCCGCTGCTCACCGAAACCCTGGCCGGGCTCGAGGCGATCGGCGCCGACGGAGTCATCCTGCAGGACCTGGCGGTCTGGCGCCTGGCCCGGGAGCACTTCCCCGGCTTGGAGCTGCACGCCTCCACGCAGATGACCGTGCACAACGCCGCCGGGGTGAAGATGCTCGAGCGCATGGGCTTCACCCGGGCGGTGCTGGCCCGCGAGCTCTCCCTGGCGGAGATCGCCGCCATCCGCAAACAGACCACCCTGGAGCTGGAGCACTTCATCCACGGCGCGCTCTGCTTCTCCTTCTCCGGCCAGTGCTATTTCTCCTCCTTTCTCGGCGGCAAGAGCGGCAACCGCGGCCGCTGCGCCCAGCCCTGCCGGCGCCGCTACCGCTACCGCCAGCAGGACGGCTACTATTTCTCCACCAACGACCTCTCGGCCATCGACCTGCTCCCCGAACTGGCCGAGGCCGGGGTGATCAGCCTGAAGATCGAGGGGCGGATGAAAAGCGCCGAATACGTGGCCAACGTGGTCGGCGCCTACCGCATGGCCCTGGATTCGCCCCCCGCCAAGCGGCAGGAGGCGGTGCGCGAAGCCAAGGAGCTGCTCAAGGCCTCCTTCGGCCGGCTCCCCACCAAGGGGTTTCTGACCGGCCCCAACCCCACGGACATCGCCATCCCCTCGCTCAAGGGGGCCACCGGGCGTTTTCTCGGCGAAGTGACCCAGGTGCGCGGGGGAACCGTCTGGTTCAAAACCCGCGACCGGCTGCACGTCGGCGACCGCCTGCGCATCCAGCCGAAAAGCGACCAGGCCGGCACCGCCTTTACCGTCAAGGAGCTGCGCCTGGGCAAACGCACCGCCAAGCTCGCCCAGGCCGGCATGCTGGTCAGCGTCCCCTCCCCCTTCAACGACAAGTTCCAGGTCGGCGACGCGGTGTTCAAGGTCAGCTCCGAGCAGGCCTTCACCATGAGCGAGGCCGCCTGCCGGCGTAAGCTCGAGGCGGCCGCCCCCGCCCCGACCCCGCTGCGCCTGCATATCGCCCTTACCGATGGCCGGCTGCGCCTGCGGGCCGAGGCCCGGGGCGTGACCATCGAACGCGACTACCCGGTGGAAACCTACCCCGCCGAGGAAAATCCCCTGTCAGCGCAAACCCTGCACGAGGCCTTCGCCAAGACCGCCGGCGAGCCCCTGCTGCTCGAACTGCTGGAAACCGGGGAGCTGCCCCCGGTGGTGATCCCGCCGAGTCGGCTCAAGCAGGTGCGCCGCGAGTTCTACCGCGAGCTGGCCGGCGCCCTGCAGTCCGGAAGCCGCGAACTGCGCAGCCGCCGCCTGCAGGCGGCCCGCGAAGCACTGCTCCCCTTCGTCCAGCCGCGGCCGGCCGAGGGGCGCGAGATCAGCGTGGCGATCCGCGATCTGCGCGACCTGGCGCTGCTCAACGACCCGGCGGTGGACCGGCTGTTCCTGCCGCTCACCCCCGGCAACCTGAACAACCTCGGCAAGGCGGCCCGCCGCAGCCCCGAGCAGAAGGAGCGCATTTTCTGGGAGCTCCCCTTCATTCTCTTCGATGAGCAGTGGGAGGACTATCGCGGCGCGATCCGCCACCTTGTGGAGCAGGGGTTTCGCTGTTTTCGCCTGAACAACCTCGGCCACTTCGAACTGTTCGACGGCCTCGAGGGGGTGCGGCTGGCCACCAGCTACCGCCTTTTCTCCCTCAACAGCCAGGCCGTGCTCGCCTGGAAGCAACTCGGCGCCGCAGAGGCGGGGCTGTACATCGAGGACGACCGGGAAAATCTGCGGGAACTCCTCGCTCGGGATGCCGGCGTCGACCTGAACATGCCGGTCTACGGTTCGGTGCCGCTGATTACCTCGCGCATCCCGGTGCGCGGGGTGCGCAGCGACCAGCCGGTGCGCTCGGACCGCGGCGACGGCTACCGCGTCGACGGCCGCAGCGGGCTGACGGTGATCAGCGCCGAAAACGACTTCTCCCTGCTCGGCCATCTGGCGGAGCTGCAGAGCCTGGGTTGCCGCTGCTTCACCCTCGACCTGAGCCATGTCGGACCCTTTTCGCCCCAGGGCAAAAAAGTCCTCGAGGCCCTGAAAAAGGGGCAGGAGGTTCCCGGAACCTCTCCCTTCAACTTCCTGATGGGGATGGAATAA